The nucleotide window AGGAATTTCTTTTgattctttgtgtttttaataacCTGTAGTAGAGTAAAGTTACCATGTATGTTAATGTGAAACTTTTGGTATAAAAGAAGCTACTCTTGAAGTTTTCAGTAGAGATTGTTCCATCCTAGTCTCTAACAAACTGATCCGTAACATCAAGCAGGTCATGTAAATGTTCTGATGGAATGTATGAATGGTTTCATAAACCTTTGGATGTCTAGACCTTTCCTGGTCAATTCCTGGCCCAATTGCACAATATTCATTAAATCGGGTCTTTCTAGACCACATGGctctattgcagtgtttctcaatcaggattctGTGTTTGTGAGTTTTCTGTGTCTGCAGTTTGTGACTCAGGTCTGTTTAACTTCTACCagtgatctatttggctatctgttagggtgaTTTTCTTCCCACTGCCAAGCAAAATAAGGCTAGGTATAtgcatgcaataattgtcgttggaaaggatatttcaggATCCTTCCAATGACAGAAACctgcacgatgaatgaacgagctctgtacataacattgtcgttctgctctatgaacaGTGGGAGAATGACTGAGTGGCACCCGCtgcgctccctccccttcactttcattaggatcgttcctGGATGGACGACTAGCCgctgcacacacgccagattcatcATCTGATGTGTTTAGGTTGCCCGTgtcattcttcttactgaccaccacactaatgtatgaACTGTTTCCCTGAAGACattaagttatttcaagggttcaccatgttaaaaagaaaacaaagttgaGAAATCCTGCTCTACTCTCCTAAGAACTTTCTCAAAGAATTGTTACACTATAGTTCAGCACATGTTAATCAACATTCCAGATAGGGGTTGAAGCAGTTTTAAGGTCAGGGGGTTGGACAATACTATCCTATTTAAAATCAAAGAGTTCCCTTGTATGTAAATTTCTGGACAACATTTAAACTTAGTTCATGGAGGTTTATCTGTTTATTGAAGAATTCTCTTGTGCCTCCTAGTTAAGAGAAGTTTATTGCCCTTGGGGCCAGGCTAAAGTGTCTCCACTTTTTTGTCATGGAGATGTTTGGTCTCTGTAGTTATCATGATAAAAAGACAAAggtgcaaaaacattttgtgttgaCCAAGAGATAAAAGGTTTACAGCCTTGAGAAGTTTTTTGATCCTTTTGTTTGGCCAAATGAGGTGATAACTCATCTGCTATCTTTCTGAAGGAAATGCCTGCAGAGGCCCTACCTGGGATATTGGTGCTTAAATATGTTGTAATGCTTGGTGGGTCTGGGCTTTTTGACTCCTATGATCAATGAAAATAGCTCCCAAATATTGTTCAGGCCTTGGGAAGCATTGTAAAATTGCCCTACTTGCATGAATGACTTGTTGCTAACAGATGTCCACTATGCCCTCACTTAAACATCGCAAACTCCTCTCAATGCTTGAATAATGGCCACCTTGAATTCTACACAGCTGTGGGAACTAACCCTTAACAAATAATTTGGCACGTAATGGTTAATTTTTTAGGTTGGCTCAAACtcgttgtttttaaaaatgactattttaaatcgccctttattttccttttccttttgcaGTGTCCTATACATGgataaaatgaacacaatatGGAGTAAGgatgtaattgttttctgtaggACTTTACCCTCTCTATAGCATTTCTTCCTTTTAAATTGAGGTCTAGAGGCATTTATTTAGGCACAACTCCCTTGAGATCTCATCACAGCATTttgattgggttgaggtctggactttgattgGGCCTATGCAACACATTGAGTCTTTACTTcctctgttgtagatttgctggtgtgcatTGAAGTCATTGTCTAGTTTCATGACCCAATTTAAGCCAAGCTTTAGCTTGCACATGGCCACTCATATTTGACTACTTTGGTCCTTGGTTGATTCAAATATTTACTTTCACCACCATTTTTAACAGTTGTCTGCTTTTAGGAAGACCCCAAACGGACCTTCAGAAATGAGAAGGTAGATAGTAAATTTATTGTGCACAGAGAAGATCAAATGTTTTAGCTAGAAGTTCTATGCTTTAACGGCTAAGCAAGGAAATCATCAATATTTATAGGTATACTGAGTTTTTCCCCTAGGGGATGGTCATCTGAACATCTTGTGATTAATTTTCTCTGCCCAAAAAGTGTTGTCTGTTTGTGGTGGGACTCACATTCCTCTCATCTCCTTTTACATCACATTGTATGTAGAGATATAGACTGTGGGTGAGTTGGTCACCAGGTGGACTGTGAAATAGGAGCACATTGAGtttctatttactgtaaagcaaaCCCCAGCTGTAAAAAACCTTTATATAagcaaagtatattttataacttACATACAGACCTTTACAATTGGTATAAAGGATTTTTACTGATAtggattgttttgttttcaacaaacatctccactttggtctcgtTTGTTCATTGTTCTAGAAGTCTTATGGTTTGATCAGATGCTGAGGAGGAAAAGAAATCTAATTCTGCGTACTCTATCCTTATACTTTTACCGATATTGGTTTGGAAATTTATCAGAAACTTGATGAATTCCATGAAACGAAGATAACGAGCTTACAAAAAAGCTGATAAATGAAGTTTAATACTTGCATGATCACCTACTTTTATGTCAAGATTACTTTGTTTAAACAGTTGGTTACATTACCTCAAATAGCAGGATTCTATAATAATTGCTGCTAATCATACACCTACATAAAAATGAGAATCTTGATTACAGTAAACAGAACAGACATTCTGAACTCCTATCTGTGACTCTGTGATCGTATAACCATTAAAAGGGAATCATTAACTGTTCTTGCAACCAGATTTCTACTATTAGATGATACAAGAGAATTCCCCAGTTTGCTGTAACAATGCAGCTTTTCAAACATAAGCCATTGTGCCATGTTCTTATTACAGAGAACAGACTTTCTCCTGGCAACTCTTACAAACAAGTCTTTAATATTTGGCATGTTGACTGATGCTTAAAGAGTATGAGATACAGCtcttattttttcttctcttcattgACCTTGAGGGGAGTTTCCTGGAAGCCCACCCCCTGGGAAGATTAGCAGCTGTGTCCTGAATGTTttccacctgttttttttttcccttgtagaATAATGGACACTTCCTAGACTGATGGGCAGGAACAGCTGTTTCTCTAGGATCATGATTTGTTTGATCTGATCTCTGTCTCATGTCTTTCCTCCTTGCCAATGTGTTAACACACATCTGAGTGATTGTGACCAGCAAACTGCTAAAGCTTCTGCCTTTTTAGAGGAAGTCGCACTTGCTGATGGTCAGTTAAATCCAATGCATTCAATTAGCAACACCCAACTGCTACTTACCCTCATAATTCCTTTGGAGATAGTAAGGGTATATATAATCTTTCACACACTTCTGCATGATTTAATATGTGATGTGTTCACTTTGGGTTATATTTAACCAATTTTAGGACCTACTGAcggccaaatgtttttttttttcttctaatttgtCTGAAATGTTTTGATTCATAAAACCTTGAAATTCCAATTGGAGTAGGGCCAAAAGGAAAAtcataactgcagccctccaccaATCTGGGCATTGACTAGACGGAAACCTCTCCTCGTTtggagtttgtaaaaaaaaaaaaaaaaaaaaatgacggaCTCGACtgtgagaaaaaaagattttctggtctgatgaagcaaAGACTGCACaccagtgaagcatggtggtgctgCTGTGGGGCTGTTTTTCAGCTGCAGTGACTTGGAGACTGGCCAGGGTTGGGGGAAATCtaaaatggagcaaagtacagaaatacctttaatgaaaacctgttctacaatactcaggacctcagactgcACCCAAAGGTTCactttccaacatgacaatgatccaaaGCGATATGACTCAAATGTTACTCGGTTGACCGCATAAATGTGTATATAGTATTTAGAAGGTTGCCAGGGTGTACTCAATTGATGGATGTTATCATAGTTAAAAACATGTTTGAATTACTTGGAGGAGCCACCCAGTTTCCAGGCAAGCTGCCAGATCAGACCCGTGTTTAGATAAGATAAGTATGTTATGCCAATATATCCCTGGCCATATGACAATGATATATGTTAGTGTCTGTGACATGAgtaaaaattactaaaaacattttctcaaacTGATTGAACTTGATAGGATTGGCTGAAAATCCCCTAATCCAGGTCTGCACAGCTTGTTGCATCATCATTGAGACTTTTGTTGCTCCCAAAGGTGCTTCACCACAAGTAAAGTCTCCAAATACTTAAGTAAATGTCCATATATGAGTCAACTCTTGAGCCAAGCTGCCCATTGCCACTATTTATCACTTGGGAACTCAGGAAAGTAGAACTTTGTTGTAACTCCTTTCTCATTTCCCTCACGGCCCCGATGTTCCCATGTTTCCTCCAGTATTCTACATTAACTTGAACTCCAAGCTGAAAGAAGGGAACCTTCTTTTGATGTTGGAGAGTTGACCATTTGCAATCATTCTTACAGGGCTATAAAAATTAACACTCTACTGTGTAGTTATAAAATATAATCCCTTCTCTGGGTGAAAATTCTGTTATACATAGTTTCTCAATAAAGGACATCCACCGGGATTGCAGTAGTTCATCTTTTACTGATAAATGCAGTGCATCCTGATCACAAATCACCAGAGTggcaacattataataaaaatatgcttaAAAGGATTTCTAGAccatttttcatcatttcatcaAGCCTCAGACACCTATCCAAGTGTAGTGTAATAATCCTGGCAACCACTATAGTTTGTCCTTGTAAAACTTCCTGGAAGCTGCTGATTAGTTAATGTAATAGTATGGAAGAAAtggcagaaactttttttttttttttttttcccacggATATTTTAGAAATAAGCAGAATTACACAAAAACGCGAGCATAGGTGGAAAAACAAATCTTCAACCTTTTGTCCTGTGTGTtagaaattataattttattttataataaatatatagctaGAGAATGTGTGTATGTGATATTGAAGAGATAGGTGGAGagctgtatctttttttaatgttgctatCTATGTGAGAATTTAAGTTATTTCTATTTTTGCAAGAGGAGCTAGGACTCCTGTTTCTAAGGGTCAAAAGTTAATAAGCAATAACTGCTTATCCTTGCCTTTTCATTATATGTATCCAAAACATAGTAGTAGACTTATATTTGGGCATTACCTTTTAAGTATGTATAGTAGTAAGCGAGCATGGTGTAACCAATATCCAATGTATGTCATTAGAAAACTTATGTACGTAAGGAGTTACTCCTAGGGGTATTGGTAGAGAAAGACGACCTTATTCTCTCATGCTCTGATCCGTATCATCAGTTAAGTTAgagcttctttttttacttgctgTGTGAACTTGTgtgccattttgtattttttttttttttgtgcctcaataatttttatttatagacagAAGACTTCTTCGGcccacatgtattttatttacgtAAACTTTTCTTCAGAAGATATTATAACACTGTATTATCAAGCCCATTGTAAGTTCTGTGGTTTTCATGGAGTGAAAACCATCATAAACTAACTTGTGATTGATGAGCACAGTTTGCCTGAATGATTCTTCAGCAGGAGTAGCAAAGGTGATAatggataaaaaacaaattatactcCCCTTCTCCCTTGACAATGCTCAGAGAGCTTTTATGTAACCAGATACTATACAGCCTGGCCCCATGGTTCCCAAATgcgtattttgttttctttgtaaagggAATTGTGGAATTCAGTCTTCTTAGGTCTGGGTAAACTCTATATACAGCTTGCAGGTAAGGGTAGATATTTCTTAGTTGAAGCAAATATTGTGTGCGTAttaaaaagtgtatctaaacccaacacTTGTAATATGTTGCAGATAAGCATTCCTGGGCTGTGGTGGCtgtattatttttcctatttccatGCTTTAGCCCCACATTTTTTAACCTAGCAAGTCTGCCAAAAGCTCTGCTCCCTAGGGTGTCGTCTCACTCGCTATACTGTACACCCCGCaataggcgccgccatcttctcattttcttctgggttcttactacgtcacccgacccaggcacgagatcgggtgacttagttgggtaaaaaaaacttgccgatctcactgcgcatccatggctttttttccttttgacgaAAGGAGCACCTTTTGTTTGCTTAACATAAACAGgttctacacttttatgtaaagtggaaattgagtttagttacgctttaaaatGGACTATCCCTCCTTCTCTTTATATCATTGTGGGGGGTATATCATTCACCAAACATAGAAAGGATAATGGCATTGTTTaagattttattagtttattcagTTCTTAATAGGATACATGGACACTGGATGTCTGGCAGTATaactagatgttttttttgtacctgcAGAAACTATTTTAGGATATGGAGACTGAATTTGCTTTTTTCCCCAAGAATTTATGAGCTTTTACACAttagctttttttattctttgaattacatatttttaacctggtgtttttttttttttgttttgttttttgtgtgtgtttgtttttttgtttttttaagttcgTAAATCTAAATTTGTGAGGCAAACGAGGGAATCCTTTAGGGCTTGAGGCTACAAAGTGATTTCAACATATGTTGGTCTTTGACACGCATGTGCTGTAAAAGCTGGAACTATGTTCCTGAATGAGGTTTAGTCAATTCCATTCTCATGTGTGTAATTACACATACACACTCAGCGTATTAGTGGTGATTTTTTTGTGTGCTCCCCCCCCAGATGAAATGCAATACCTGCATTATTAATAAATCTTACTAGGTAGATTTATATAGGTCTGTAGAAATCCAATGGTGTCATGCAGTGTCCTAGAAATAAACTGAACCGTTGGATTTGAAATAGTAAGTACAATAAAGGTAAAATGTGAATCACCATTGGGTAATTTTAGCCAACTGGAACTGGCAACATAGTTATACACCATTTAATATCTGCAAGTAATACCTTTCCCAAATGTTTGAATATATAATGTGGTCATACACAGATTACAGTTTCCAAGAACTTCTTGGAACACATATTTGGTACGAACATGTCAGCATGACCAAAACATCTTGTGCATTTTCCTGCCAAAATCCTTAGTTGAAACAAAGTTCAGGGTATGAACATCAAGAACCGATTTGATGCCTGTGATAAAAGATGggagtgatattttttttttcctccaagctatgggcctcatttattaaagctcctcaaggctggagaagatatactttcatcaatgaagctgggtgatccagaaaacctggaatggattacttcaaggacatttgcaatttgctatcatcacccagctacactgatgaaagtgtatcctctccagccttgaggagcttttaataaatcgggccctatgaGTAAAAAAATATCATGATTATGGAAATAATGCACACCATTATAGGCTGAAAAGTGACAAACCTAACTAAGATACTGCCTAGCCAATCTGTCAGAATGAGTTgaaccttttctttttcaaactgtTAACTTCTCTTTTCAAGCTATTTATTTGAGCTGAGTGATCCTGAATTATGTATTTGTTGTTGGTAATCATTGTACAAAATTCTCTACAAACTAGTTTACATCTCCATCTTGTGCAAGTAAGAAATCCCTGGCTGGCCTATTTTAAAGAACAGTTTTCTAATTTTGAATATTCAGGCTGATAAATCAAGacctcttgttttttttgtcaagttGTCAAAATAGAAGCAGCAAATAACTGGGAAGGAGAAACAGTTTACAAATTGTCATATTGAGTTAGTTGTGCCCGGATGTTTTACAGCGACCTAGAAAAATTAACCTTTAAGACCAATTTAAAGACTCCTAAACTTATTGATTTCATTCTGCAAGGTGGGAttctgaattacatttttaagtgtaTAGCACCTTAATAAATCCCTATTTTGTGTAATCTTGGTTCTATCGAGGATGAGTTGCACAGTGTTCAAGGCATAGGTTCACCAAttctagaagtctagcaaacaaaatagggaagTTGGAAGTCTTAATGTGTGAGGAgtattatgacttagttggcattgggGAATCCtagctttgttcttcgcatgactgggctgtcaatattcctgggtatactctttcgTTAAGAcaagagtcaaacgaaagggtggcggtatctgtctgtatgtgagaagtgatctaaaagtgaatgtgaaagaagaaattgcagatgggacaagtgatgaggttgaagCATTACAGATGGGgttgaaaaacatacaaataattattggagtctgctataggccccccagtgctagggaagaaatagaaaGTCAACTTCTAGCACAGAGAGAAAAAGccgcaaaaagtggaagtgttttaatcatgggagatttcaactaccctggcattgactggagtaatggcactacagggaccgcaaaagggaggacatttgtgaatttaaaatgcgataaataatacagtttatagaagcctcaCCTAGAAATTATGCTCTGCTAgatctagttctttctaacaatgcagagcttataacaaatgtgcatataaaagagaatctgggtggcagtgaccataaaatgattgcatttattgtaagttgtaaacaggaaaatcaaaaacatttaattttaggagagcaaaatTTCCATTATTAtaggcggctctctgtgacttggaatgggagacaatattgtcctcaaagaacacagaacagaaataggaatgtttcaagtctgttctacaaaagcacaccgaaaaatatattccagtgcgtaataggtttttttttttagcctcttaaacatatgtggctcacagctgatgttaaaaaagccataaggaacaaggaaagggcattccaaaaatataaaaatgaaggatcaccttcatcattttaaacctataaagaataaaacaaaagatgtaaaaggagataaaatatccaaaacttcaaaataaaagacagattgcaaaggaaagtaaaccctccaaaatgtttcaaatataattATTGCAAAAAGATCAGTtatgagcatgtaggccccttaaaggatgttgctggattggtaactggggataaagacaaggcagatttactaaacatttttttttgttaaagctctgtgtacacaaagaaaaatgcagagctcaagtccgaattcaaaatagcaatgtcactgccttaaatgaatcacaatgaCTCAGAATTGAActgaaacagctgggaaaattagggttgacaaagcaccaggacctgatggattacatccacgtgtcctcaaagagctgagcttggttttTTCAAATTGTTAGGtcattagtggtgtaccccaggtttCAGTGTTTacacctttactgtttaacatctttataaattatatagatttttgggattaaaagtaccatttctgtgtttgcagataacaccgaactatgtaatagaattatgtccatacaggatgtccataatctacaagcagacctcgATGTACTGTTTGGGTGACCaattggcaaatgacatttaatagaaatgtaaaattatgcacttgggcgctaacaacatgcagaaatggaaaaggatctgggggttctgctagataataaatttaataccagcatgcaatgccaagctgaaatatctaaagctagcaaagtacttttttgtactaaaagaggaatagactgcaaagatggagacctaatcctgcccctgtacaaggcattggtcagaccacatctgtagtatacagtccagttttgggcaccagttcacaaaaaggaaattgttgaattggagagagtgcagagaagggcaactaaattaataaaaggaatggaggagctcagctatgaggagagattagctgaactgaatcttttctcccttgagaagagaagtttaaggggggatatgatcatcctgtataaatatataaactgtccatatagaAAATCTCttcccccattattcactttgagatcattacaaagaacaagagggcactctgcgtctggaggaaactactcagcaactactatagattgctttaggaaaaagctggatgcttttctagaagtacagaataaaactgggtattaaggctttaaagtaaaaagaacagtgactgttgatcctgggaacatccgtttgcttcatggaatcaggaaggatttgttTGTTGgtagtaaattgtaccagggtttttttgttttttttttgccttcctgtggaccaactatgccttatagggttttatatcttgaatatgtttatttccctagtggttgaactcaatggacttatgtcttttttcaacttaacctactatgtaactatctattTAAATAGTTTGATGCTGTTGCCAAAACCCTGGTCCACTGCATGTTGTAAATTTGCTTTAGTTTATAGTAAATTTATCTAATTGAAgaatacacagaaattgtcatattacacagtggattctaaattttgttttatttttgtcctctTAGGTAGAAGGTGCTGATGATACAAGATGGAGTGGAATTCAAATGGAGCCATTGCCCCACCTCAAAGCCAGCAGTATTTATTGTCATCTACCACCTCCATGGCTGCAAATGGGGCGAGCCAATCATCTAGCATACAGCAAAACGCAATTGGACAGCATGAATCCTATAATTCTAGCAAAGTCCAACTTCTCCAACATTTGCTGAGGGCCAAATCTAATGAAGATGTTTTAAAAGTTCAGCATGCTGCCTTAGGACATTTCAGGGGTGTCAAGCAAAAGTGTTTACCTAATCAGATGAAATCGAGCCTCCATATTTCTTCATACAAGCCCACTCAGGAAGCTGCTCCCATCACAGACAATAGAAGTGCTATTGCCGGTCAAATGACTGTAGGATCAAACTACAGAATGCCAACTCATGTAAACACTGTTCGTCAAACCCCACAGCATCAACAATCTGTAGCAATTGGTCAACCATTTGGAAATGGGTACAATGCCAGTATGGTTCAGCAACCTCCACAAAATTCACAGGCATTTCAAACTTGTACATATCCCCAGCAAAATAATCTATATGCCTCCACAAGGCCCCCTGCCAATTCAGGCCAAATACCTTGCCAGCAAATGATACCAAATGTGCCTTCATCACCCATGTATAATTTACGAAATGGTGTCTCAGGACAATTAATGTCTTCACAAAAACTGCCTTCTGAAACAAATGTTTCTGCACCTATGCAGGATTGTAGAAATAGTCAAAACAGTTCAAGCTCATCCTTGGCCAACTATAGGCAGATGGCACCTAATATCTTTCCACAGCAAATGAGTGTGTCACAGATACCAACCTCACCACAACTGGATGGAAATGCCATCTGTTATACCCAAAGTCAACAAATTCAAAACCTACAAAATGCCTTGGTTAAAAATTCTCAGGGTTTAAGTGCAGCTCCTGCAAAAATGCTACCTACATATGCTCAAGCAATGACAAATCCACCAAATACGTACATTGCTTCTGTAAaccagaactttaataaacagaGGGAAAATTATATTGCATCCAATGTACAGCAGCCAGCACAGACCGCTAACGCCCCGCCTCCTCAGAGTTCTGTAGGGGATGAACAGTCCCAAGTCCGAGAAATAATAAATACTCAAGAGCGTAAGCGAGATATGCTTAAGTTGTTTATGGTTTACCGTAATGTCAGACAGAAGTATGAGTTGCTGAATCGGGAAAATAACCTTTTACGACAAAGACTAAAAGCCACCATGTCCCAAGAAAATGCAGGGCCACCACCACTCCTGTCAAGCCTGACTGGCCAGCCTCAGACAAACTGTGTAATGGCTGCACAACAAAACCTAAATCAAGCAATACCTGTACAAAATTCAGCCCAAATAAATTCCTCAAGGGGTTTTCAAGGTCAAAATGTGTATGACAATGTGGTTAATTCTCCAGCTCAAGCTAGTATACAGCACTGTCGGTCTGTGCAGGATAATGCTGCAGTCCTCAACCAAATGTATAAATCTGGCAATGAAAACCACCTTAGGGAAAACAATTATTCAGTTTTTGATGGAGGTCAGGCAGATATTGCAAATGAATCAACAATTGCTTTGCAGTTGCTGAGTTCTGAAAATTTACCCACTAAAGTTCATCAAGAAGTAACGTCAAGAGATTTTAGAGGGAAAACCCCAAACAACCAGTATGCATCTAGTTCAAATAATATTGCACAGAATGGACCTGGTTTACAAAGCCCCGATAAACCCATTTCTCAAAGTCTTAAACCTTCCTGTCCAGAAAAAAATGGTTATGAAACCTTGCACCCTTATGCAGCTCGGTTAACTGGAAATGGACAAACGGCATCTGTTTCAAGGGAAGCAATAGAAGCTTCTCTACCTCTCTGGAAGACTCTTGCTCAAAGTTCTCAAAGTACAAATGGGTCTCCAGAAAGTCAACAGAGTCAGTCCCTGTTGGAATCTCCACATGCTGCTTTCAAACTCCTGGATGAGCCCACAGTGGGACTTACAAATGATGTTTCTTCAACTAACTCTGTACAAAAACAAGATTCGGCCATTTCAAATCAAGCAAATCTACAGATTGCTATTGTGTCTCCACTTGTGCAGTCTAAGGAGGGTGTTCATGAAGATTTCCAGATGCCTAAATTCCATTTGCAAAGTACAGATTTAGAAAACACTACAACAACTGGTTTAGTAAACGTACATGAAAATGATTGTTTTGATAAAATTTTACAAGTGCTGGAATCTTTAGAAGCCGATTCCATGAATAACAAAGATCCCTCCAGATCTAAAAAGCCTCCAGTTGCAAGTCAGGATAATGCCAATTTATCATTGCCTTCTAGCACTGAGGTTTTATCTCAAACTATAGTTGATGGATATAGTGAAGATGTTGAAATTGTTGATGATAGTTTACAGATTTCTGGAATATGTACTCTAGTAGAAGGTAACTCTTTTTACGATTCATCTATTGCCATGATGTTTGATGCAACTTCAGATACCACAGCACTGCCAATTTCAGACACCAGAGATGACCATTCTAAAACTGTAGATATTTCAAAATCTGCATACAGAACTTCTCCAATACCAGACACCGCAATTAAACCGGAGCCTGTTGATGATCATGATGAAGTGGCAGTTGGTCATATGATGGAGAATGACAGCACTGACATGCAAGTTGACCAGCACAAGGTTTCTGATCAGCAGGGATCTTGGTGTGACATGGAGTCCAGTTCAATATCTGACCAGTTGTCTGAACTTTTGACAGAGTTTCCTTATGGAAT belongs to Pyxicephalus adspersus chromosome 2, UCB_Pads_2.0, whole genome shotgun sequence and includes:
- the RESF1 gene encoding retroelement silencing factor 1 isoform X1; amino-acid sequence: MEWNSNGAIAPPQSQQYLLSSTTSMAANGASQSSSIQQNAIGQHESYNSSKVQLLQHLLRAKSNEDVLKVQHAALGHFRGVKQKCLPNQMKSSLHISSYKPTQEAAPITDNRSAIAGQMTVGSNYRMPTHVNTVRQTPQHQQSVAIGQPFGNGYNASMVQQPPQNSQAFQTCTYPQQNNLYASTRPPANSGQIPCQQMIPNVPSSPMYNLRNGVSGQLMSSQKLPSETNVSAPMQDCRNSQNSSSSSLANYRQMAPNIFPQQMSVSQIPTSPQLDGNAICYTQSQQIQNLQNALVKNSQGLSAAPAKMLPTYAQAMTNPPNTYIASVNQNFNKQRENYIASNVQQPAQTANAPPPQSSVGDEQSQVREIINTQERKRDMLKLFMVYRNVRQKYELLNRENNLLRQRLKATMSQENAGPPPLLSSLTGQPQTNCVMAAQQNLNQAIPVQNSAQINSSRGFQGQNVYDNVVNSPAQASIQHCRSVQDNAAVLNQMYKSGNENHLRENNYSVFDGGQADIANESTIALQLLSSENLPTKVHQEVTSRDFRGKTPNNQYASSSNNIAQNGPGLQSPDKPISQSLKPSCPEKNGYETLHPYAARLTGNGQTASVSREAIEASLPLWKTLAQSSQSTNGSPESQQSQSLLESPHAAFKLLDEPTVGLTNDVSSTNSVQKQDSAISNQANLQIAIVSPLVQSKEGVHEDFQMPKFHLQSTDLENTTTTGLVNVHENDCFDKILQVLESLEADSMNNKDPSRSKKPPVASQDNANLSLPSSTEVLSQTIVDGYSEDVEIVDDSLQISGICTLVEGNSFYDSSIAMMFDATSDTTALPISDTRDDHSKTVDISKSAYRTSPIPDTAIKPEPVDDHDEVAVGHMMENDSTDMQVDQHKVSDQQGSWCDMESSSISDQLSELLTEFPYGIKNYMSENTLENTKGPSEMPSDKPLSAACENSVYEGKVFRDTQSKMVPSPSNTLQHNIEGVSDPLMDLRSSAERLPAEVQQSTEFVPCKDVVGFNPSTDSCLDDDGFETLSISPVSDLHITVLDQDDIPKIFPDADDHVGTEKCNGTNLEGVQKCATTEEFDRRSPSPVPTDMTETGTDKNLFCCLFSWLTHTNGNAPKCNCKQVESLKEIELTNLVKNDSDSVSILKADPSPQSPEATLGDLHKPNIGAPEILEPIDRPPKLEPEDSNYEEIFQPMEKPPKLERINPEAECVKKSFHDFSSQEGSINSSTSVEGFLSINDDMKKNNPESHLKSLTPSPKKVEPTFKKQKHQSPHKKFKSQSSRKSEKLIVKTDFLKTKLLIKEKIKDKVKNGANVAEWFINKSSPQSELSQNLPGEPVKRPQGEETVAQNIGTASVEQSPDQQAERSWNRQKSSGVDKSLGLSQGVKRRKKRESHFEKTRKVPTVQEYLERKREFCKKRSEVRTEPGVGLEDIKHPADRPEIGSNNHLNLNRPLSPVKSNVSSNENKHDKTPKTFYRKDLLQSGKTYESGHRKHKDSHNGQRVPGNKTQNRVSSKDKIYLSPCVGSRCASYEGINLAKLQIRHSPEKTNHVDRRRSLDGSRSTLNQSSAVKKHESPKMLEFKLCPEFVHGSPTTQDKVGETTDSKRKSSVEGM